TAAGGAAAAAGACGAACCGCAATGGATGTTAGATTTTCGTCTGAAATCATACGAATTATATAAAAAACTACCCATGCCAGCATTTGGTCCAGATTTGTCAGGATTAGATTTGGATAATATGCTTTATTATCAAAAAGCAACGGATAAAAAATATCGTGACTGGGAAGAGGTTCCTGAAGATATCAAAAATACGTTTGATCGCTTAGGGGTTCCAGAAGCGGAACGTAAATATTTAGCGGGTTCCTCAGCACAATACGAATCAGAAGTTGTTTATCATAATATGCGCGATGAGTTCAATAAGTTAGGAATCATCTTTACCGATACCGATACTGCCTTGAAGGAGTACCCAGAATTATTCCGTAAGTGGTTCGCTAAGTTAGTTAAACCATCCGACAATAAATTTGCGGCTTTAAATTCAGCAGTGTGGTCCGGTGGTTCATTTATTTATGTGCCTAAAGGCGTGAAAACGGACGTGCCGATTCAATCGTATTTCCGTTTGAATGCGGAAAATTCTGGTCAATTTGAACGAACATTGATCATTGTTGACGAGGGTGCCAGTGTACAATACGTTGAAGGTTGTACCGCACCTAATTATTCCTCTGACAGTTTGCATGCTGCCGTTGTTGAAGTTTTTGCCCAAAAGGACGCTTATATGCGTTATACGACCATTCAAAACTGGTCCAATAACGTTTACAGTCTGGAAACAAAACGGGCACAAGCGATGGAAAATGCCACGATGGAGTGGGTCGATGGTAACTTAGGTTCTAAGATTACCATGAAGTATCCGAGTGTTTATTTAGATGGCGAAGGCGCAACTGGAACGATGCTTTCGATCGCGGTTGCGGGCCATAATGTTGATCAGGATGCTGGTGCGCGGATGATCCATAACGCTAAAAACACCTCCTCATCAATTGTTTCTAAGTCGATCTCTAAAGACGGCGGGGCGGTTGATTATCGTGGTACAGTGCGTTTTGGTCGTCATTCAGATGGTTCTAAAGCACATATTGAATGTGATACGATCATTATGGATGAAGAATCTAGCTCAGATACAATTCCGTACAACGAAATTTTGAATGGCAATGTATCGATGGAACACGAAGCAAAAGTTTCTAAAATTTCTGAAGAACAATTGTATTATTTGATGAGCCGTGGTATTTCTGAAGCCAAGGCGACTGAAATGATCATCATGGGCTTCGTTGAACCATTTACTAAGGAATTACCGATGGAATATGCCGTTGAATTAAACCGTTTGATTGGTTATGAAATGGAAGGGACCGTCGGCTGATGTCTTAACGATATGGTTGGTTAAGAAGTATCGTTGTTTTACACAAAAAGCAGCTCAATACCCTAAATTAGGGTGTTGGGCTGCTTTTGTGTCTTGAATTTATACTTTAAGTGCAACAAAAAACCGGCGTTAAGCCGGTTTTTCGATTACCTAAGCTTCGCGCCTGACTGATTTGGCAATCAGTGAAAAGAACTTAAGTGAATAAAGTGCACAGATCCCAACAACAATATACACGATTTTAGAGAGTAGTGCAGTTTGACCGCCGAAGATCGTCGCAACTAGATCAAAGTTGAATAAGCCCACAAGCAGCCAATTTAAGCCACCAATAATCAATAAACCAAGTGCAATGCTATCTAAGGTTTTCATAAAATGCGCTCCTTTCTAAACAATTACTTTTGGGACAATTAAAGTGTATCAGGTGATAGGTCTATGAGCTAGAAAGATGCAAAACGAAAAGTCTAGTAAGCATTGAGGATGAGGAAAACATAAATA
This is a stretch of genomic DNA from Loigolactobacillus coryniformis subsp. coryniformis KCTC 3167 = DSM 20001. It encodes these proteins:
- a CDS encoding DUF378 domain-containing protein, which translates into the protein MKTLDSIALGLLIIGGLNWLLVGLFNFDLVATIFGGQTALLSKIVYIVVGICALYSLKFFSLIAKSVRREA
- the sufB gene encoding Fe-S cluster assembly protein SufB, which gives rise to MPETENTKNNATVASSVDELGLDKDYDFGFHDDVTPVFSTGHGLTEDVVRAISKEKDEPQWMLDFRLKSYELYKKLPMPAFGPDLSGLDLDNMLYYQKATDKKYRDWEEVPEDIKNTFDRLGVPEAERKYLAGSSAQYESEVVYHNMRDEFNKLGIIFTDTDTALKEYPELFRKWFAKLVKPSDNKFAALNSAVWSGGSFIYVPKGVKTDVPIQSYFRLNAENSGQFERTLIIVDEGASVQYVEGCTAPNYSSDSLHAAVVEVFAQKDAYMRYTTIQNWSNNVYSLETKRAQAMENATMEWVDGNLGSKITMKYPSVYLDGEGATGTMLSIAVAGHNVDQDAGARMIHNAKNTSSSIVSKSISKDGGAVDYRGTVRFGRHSDGSKAHIECDTIIMDEESSSDTIPYNEILNGNVSMEHEAKVSKISEEQLYYLMSRGISEAKATEMIIMGFVEPFTKELPMEYAVELNRLIGYEMEGTVG